TATACTCCCCCATTTGTCTGAAAGACATTTTCCAGTTTAGCTATCcccaaaaatgagctcaaataagtaatattatcacatatttacaaaatacaacttGCCTTTTCACCTTGCTACTGAATAAtctatcgaattttctctttctatacttccattttggaacactgTGAtgcacaactggcttcaccaagcacacctttttatttacaaatggtgaagattattcatttattaatttgattttctagACGAGGTCGGATAGCACGTCATATTTTAGCAATGTAAGTCCTCCAAATATGAGAACAGTTCTGTGATCCATCATAAAGATTGCGACCCTGAGCAAGGAACAAGTTAGGAAGTACAGTAAGGAATCTcctaataagtataaataaataaagtttagtaTTGCAAAGAACTCTACCTTCCCGGAATAGAACGAAATCCTAACCTCTGGACGACGACATCTCATCCTTTTGCTACAAACCCCACCGATCTCATTATTGAAAAGTAATGTTGGTAAACGATTGAGAATCAAAGTCATAAATGAACTTTATGGTTGTTAGGAATGGTGGTTTGGTAATCCTACAATTGAGTTCAAATCCGATAGTAATGACTAATTAATGAAGTATGCATTTGATCATCTCCTTCCAATTTACCTCGTTAATTCAATTCAAGTAATAATATTCTTGGCTCTAAACCAACTTGATTAATCACGTGGTCATCATTTTGCCACATAGTTTATGAGTTAAGGAGATTTAATTTCATTCCATTTCCTTGCACTCCCATAAATTTTACCACTTCTAGCCTTTCTCCATCCTCCAccagttttttgaaaaaaatgaatcgtTCCAAAAGTTGAATTTGGTTGCATAGTATAAAACCACAATATATGTGGGATtaagtattgtttttattatttgagaaatGTATCCATTATGAGCAGTGcaaaacaatctaaaaaaagccaaaattaaaaataaattcaacaagaaatggaaaaaaagtattttaataaatttgtattaccgattgaaagttttgtaaataaactaccataataatataatctgaCCCAAACTAATTTGAttctagaaaagaaaaaacatttaattttactacataacTAAGCTTTTTCCTCAACAATAGCAATATGAatgcaatacatatataaaccatTAATAAGAGTACCTATTCCATTCGTTTTGTTTCTTGATATATATGTGAGTACATTTTTAGACCAAAAGGTGACCGCCGAAAGATGACTATAAAAGGTCAATGTTGTTCCAGTTTGAATCACATTCCTCTTTTAGATCCATTTCAAtacacaacaaaatacacacaCATACTAATAAGCAATGAAGGTAATcggttgttttgttttaatgtaaTTGAGCTGATAATAATTTGCTAATCTCGCAACACTCATTACAGATTTTCATCTACATCCTTGCTTTATCTGCCTCCTCCATTGCTCGTCCTCAGGAACAAGATGAATTCTTTGATGTAATATACTATTTCTTTCATTCCAGTCCCAATTTAATATCGTCCATGTACTTATCGACAATCCTCTTTTACAGCCCAATCCTCAATACAAATTCTCCTACAAAGTTGCCAGTGATCTAACTCAAACCTACATCAATCAGGATGAATCTCGAGATGGGAACTTTGTCACTGGCGAATACAGCTATGTAGATCCCTATGGGAGTCTCATCACTGTTGTCTATGAGGCTGGTCCTGAAGGATACTCCGAGACTCGAACCGTACAAGAAGGGTTCCTTACCATTAATCCTGAAAATGCTGGTGCTGGCTCCTCCAGTGTCATACAAACGAAACCTGTTCCTACAAGGAATCCTTCATTTGATGAAGATAATATTATTCGTAAAATTGTTGGAGGCTTAACTCCATTGATCGAAGAAACCGTTGCTGAAGGTCTTGAaaactaaaaactaaattaactcctatgaattaataattgttaCCTTGGGTTATTTCCTATAACCAAtgattgaaaaattttatttccctaAATATAAGTGTATTTCAATATCTAGTAAACCTTTCCTTGCGTTCGTTTTCATTTAAGTGTCGTTGAAGAAGAGAATATCTTCAATAAGTGCATGTtctaagtatattatatttctaattatttgaatttgtgaccAAAAGTTAGTATTACAAGAACCCAATAAGATacttctttcttaaaaaaatcaatttaaaatggcTCCTTCAATTTTATTGTCTTCGCTTAATACAAAGCATTAAGACAGAGTCTCCAAAATGGCATTTAGTGtgtgaaatttttcttcaagtctcctcttatatttttacaaaaaggccactaaaatctgaacacttttaatttataacttcaacaaaatatcacttattaattgacaatagaatttatacataaataaaaatatatataaatatgtgcgtctgagctctcttaatcataaatgtacCCGCATTTAGCGGCAATAATGGCTAcacactgcagatgtagtcctctatcatggtgGCATAGTGCTGGCTAACCgtggctttgaggacctcggtgtttggatgacagacacagCAGTACTTCCCCTCATGATGCATCCTAGTTTAGttggttggcatcagggctgcaTGGGgaccaaaagtgtaaaaaaaaaagagttcaaaagactcattccaAAGACTATTACAACGGAGCAGATGGTCCCACtcgggaaaaatattttctcgtctacaaaaaaatttatcgaGTCTAATTTTGTGACTAAGTGTTGTGTTCCATGGTATAGAATCGGCTATGACAACGAGCCACGATAGTCTGGTGTTACGATCCATCTGTGgccaaacaaagagagaaaccCCAGATTTGATACTGCCTAGCTGAGAGtcattccaagagaaacagaCCTGAAGAAGACAGATCAGgcaccatccaaaagtacaaagctgtttttttgcatttcaaCGACTCTGATTTCATCTGTGAGTCTAAAAGAAGTCAGATCCTTGGCAAAGCTCTAAAGAAGTGATCAGACAGCTGTTCACTTTTGATACGTATGCTAATAACTGTCCTTTTTTTGCAGGTACCTCAAACCAGATGTAGTCCCATCCCTATGGCCAAACTTCCCCAACTACCTCTCAACTCCTACAGCGTCATCAAGGTCAACTCAAGCTGCGACCACGTCACGTAGGGCTCAACAGTTCAATGACCTACTACGGCATTTGgaatttgatttcttgaatgaGGAGTCAGTCCTCTCTGTGGAAGAACTTGATGACAAATTGGCCAAGGAGACCCTCCCATCAGACTTCATCCTCATTACAAACCATATGTTTCCCATTTGAAGCTATCCCATGACAAGTAATTAGGCCCCCAAGTAGCAGCCAGAATCCAGTTTGAGACAGAGATGTTATTCAAAATGTACCAATCTGGTGTGTTGATTTATAAAAAGGCAGTGTCACACATCACCTCAGAAGGCAAGGTCAACACTGTAATTCAAGACATCAATTTGACTTCCTTTCTGGgagcaaaagaagaattgaatcgAACAGAGACCTGGGAAGACATTTTCAACAAGTAAGTGAAGTTTTTCAACTCCTTAGAGATTGAACATACACAAGCATTTAAGCTCTCTTTCATTCGTGAGCAAATGGCTCTCCTCTTCACCAAACCAACAGctagaaaatattcaaagcaCAAACTTGGACTCTCTCTCTGGAGAGATTTTGTCGACTTTGTCATCAAGTAGCAAAACAGTAAAGCACCTGGCCTCAcagtaaaaaactttttagcaACAAAGCAGACGTGCCTTGCCACAACAGATCTGACAGACTATCTTCTCCTAGATGAAGACTTCTTCTATGTACTCCTTGGCATGTTCCAGTCTGATCCCATCGGAAGAAAGTTCGGCTGGTACAGACAACTAAGTGGAGGTATCTAATACATCAGGGTGAGACAGATCGTGGAAGCAGAGAAAAAGATTCGTATTCTGAATTTTGTCAAATTCTCAGgtaaataagttatttgttaacagtaagcttctttatttaggtatgacttatttttacaatatcataaaaatattcgacttttttaaactttcaggtccgactacttcagaaattaaaggtCTGCTGGATGAAGACATGGTAAAAGCTGAGCTCATGGATGCTCCCTACTTAGTTGCCGggtatattggtttttctttgaagaagaagatcaattGTACATCATGTCAAGAGTTAATGGTCATCAGAGACACACCTACGGACTCTATAACCTTCGATAGCCCAACCAATCAGCATGTAGACCTGAAAGAGTTCATCAACATAATAAGCAGAGGGGGGGTTGTCGACTCCATCCGACCTTCTCTACCACTCCTGTCTTTATGCTTACTCCATGTTAtcttacatcacagctactcctgaagagaaagacaTTTTACTTGGCACAccaaatcctagagcttcatttgttgccacattcatagacaggatgcaggacagtttaaactctgacattattgccgttgtgggagtaaagtgcaaggaaggacactcctggtcagcttttcttcaaataatttca
The sequence above is drawn from the Lepeophtheirus salmonis chromosome 5, UVic_Lsal_1.4, whole genome shotgun sequence genome and encodes:
- the LOC121117816 gene encoding cuticle protein 21-like, which translates into the protein MKIFIYILALSASSIARPQEQDEFFDPNPQYKFSYKVASDLTQTYINQDESRDGNFVTGEYSYVDPYGSLITVVYEAGPEGYSETRTVQEGFLTINPENAGAGSSSVIQTKPVPTRNPSFDEDNIIRKIVGGLTPLIEETVAEGLEN